From Mus caroli unplaced genomic scaffold, CAROLI_EIJ_v1.1 scaffold_24936_1, whole genome shotgun sequence, one genomic window encodes:
- the LOC110288882 gene encoding 14-3-3 protein eta — MGDREQLLQRARLAEQAERYDHMASTMKAIGQVTELNEPLSNEDRNLLSVAYKNVVGARRSSWRVISSIEQKTMADGNEKKLEKVKAYREKIEKELETVCNDVLALLDKFLIKNCNDFQYESKVFYLKMK, encoded by the exons ATGGGGGATCGAGAGCAGCTGCTGCAGCGGGCGCGACTGGCGGAGCAGGCGGAGCGCTACGACCATATGGCCTCCACCATGAAGGCTATAGG GCAGGTGACAGAGCTGAATGAACCCCTATCTAATGAAGATAGAAATCTCCTCTCTGTGGCCTACAAGAATGTAGTTGGTGCCAGGCGATCTTCTTGGAGGGTTATTAGTAGCATTGAGCAGAAAACCATGGCAGATGGGAACGAGAAGAAGTTGGAGAAAGTTAAAGCCTACCGGGAGAAGATTgaaaaggagctggagacagTTTGTAATGATGTCTTGGCTCTGCTTGACAAGTTCCTTATCAAGAACTGCAATGATTTTCAGTATGAGAGCAAAGTGTTCTACCTGAAAATGAAGG